One segment of Polaribacter huanghezhanensis DNA contains the following:
- a CDS encoding response regulator, with product MPKEKISVLFIEDDVIETMKMHRAVAKIDGDYFIKEAKNGEEALTILSQKDNLPNIILLDLNMPKMNGIEFLTILKNDERLKSIPTIVLTTSSNQKDMLTCYEIGIAGYVLKPLKYEDYILRLERILSYWSINELIKL from the coding sequence ATGCCTAAAGAAAAAATATCAGTATTATTTATTGAAGATGATGTCATTGAGACCATGAAAATGCATAGAGCTGTTGCTAAAATAGATGGAGATTACTTCATTAAAGAAGCTAAAAACGGAGAAGAAGCTTTAACGATTCTCTCTCAAAAAGACAATTTACCAAATATTATTTTATTAGATTTGAATATGCCAAAAATGAACGGTATAGAGTTTTTGACAATTTTGAAAAATGATGAAAGGTTAAAATCTATTCCTACTATTGTCTTAACAACATCAAGCAATCAAAAAGATATGTTAACTTGCTACGAAATTGGCATTGCAGGATATGTGTTAAAACCTTTAAAATATGAAGATTATATTTTGAGGTTAGAGAGAATATTGAGCTATTGGAGTATTAATGAACTAATAAAGTTATAA
- a CDS encoding heme NO-binding domain-containing protein, with translation MKGIVFTEFLELVEDKFGLEVVDEIIEKSTLPSQGVYTAVGTYDFSEMLSLLTHLSNITHLSIDDLLLVYSEHFFNVLVDSYPGLIAKYNDPIEMLASIENHIHVEVLKMYPDAELPTFEVLEKSSNKLVMIYKSSRAMYYFGLGLMNKTFEKFNSSATIVMEKIKEDGTEVKFIITKNDEQN, from the coding sequence ATGAAAGGAATTGTTTTTACAGAGTTTTTAGAGTTGGTTGAAGATAAATTTGGATTGGAAGTTGTAGATGAAATTATTGAAAAATCAACACTCCCTTCACAAGGTGTTTATACAGCTGTTGGAACATACGATTTTTCAGAAATGTTATCTTTATTAACTCATTTAAGTAACATAACACATTTAAGTATTGATGATTTATTGTTGGTGTACTCAGAACATTTTTTTAATGTTTTGGTAGATAGTTATCCTGGATTAATAGCGAAGTATAACGATCCAATAGAAATGCTTGCATCAATTGAAAATCACATACATGTAGAGGTTTTAAAAATGTATCCAGATGCAGAATTACCTACTTTCGAAGTCTTAGAAAAGTCAAGTAACAAATTGGTTATGATTTATAAATCAAGTAGAGCAATGTATTATTTTGGACTTGGTTTGATGAACAAGACTTTTGAAAAATTTAATTCGAGTGCAACCATTGTAATGGAAAAAATTAAAGAAGATGGTACCGAGGTAAAATTTATAATTACCAAAAATGATGAGCAAAACTAG
- a CDS encoding PAS domain S-box protein, with protein sequence MMSKTRVELLENALTREKLARKAAEKILEKKSLELYELSEEVKKTNQVLENLVVKKELELKGVFKNIIDPYCVIDFSGNIIEMNDATLNLLGCSNKNEELNVNDFLIINENEKIIEKFVEVRTTGQLQNFKVKIKSRNHQIKELNINASLIFNEKKEPVAVQGIARDITKENEAKKRLIESENRLKDLILNLDNGIFLEDENRKVILVNEKLCDLFYMTDSPESYIGQDMSNGAEEMKQLFKNPDKFVYRYKEIIARREIVKAEEVHLVDGKILERNYLPIYKNGEFKGHLWSFNDVTLKRKFNQNLEMQKQKYSNIIANMHLGLIEVNNEDEILLVNQSFEEMSGYSEKELIGQQIINFFPMKPQAKIVVGEYNSYEINLKTKTKKESFWLVGSAPNYNVNGQIIGSICVCLDITSLKTLEKQKEVLLKELEKSNDELQEYAHIVSHDLKSPLRSVYALVNWLKEDNLDKLDANSIENISLIESTLEKMEALISDILNYSSLSIEKEEQKEVDLNVVVDNIEQILLIPEHINLFRQNKLPVLRGDKTKFQQLFQNLISNAIKFIDKKEGVVTLNVEDKGSFYQFSVQDNGIGIEKKYHNKIFKIFNSLNKSKDSTGIGLSIVKKIVDLYKGEIWLKSKPNVGTTFYFTLRK encoded by the coding sequence ATGATGAGCAAAACTAGAGTAGAATTATTGGAAAATGCTCTTACTAGAGAAAAGTTAGCGCGAAAAGCTGCAGAAAAAATTCTTGAAAAAAAATCGTTAGAACTTTACGAGCTTTCAGAAGAGGTTAAGAAAACCAATCAAGTTTTAGAAAATCTCGTTGTAAAAAAGGAATTAGAATTAAAAGGTGTTTTTAAAAATATTATTGACCCCTACTGTGTGATCGATTTTTCTGGAAATATTATTGAAATGAACGATGCAACATTGAATCTTTTGGGGTGTTCCAATAAAAATGAAGAATTAAATGTTAATGACTTTTTAATAATTAATGAAAACGAGAAAATTATAGAAAAGTTTGTAGAGGTAAGAACAACAGGTCAACTTCAAAATTTTAAAGTAAAAATTAAATCAAGAAATCATCAAATAAAAGAGTTAAATATAAACGCGAGTTTAATCTTTAATGAAAAAAAAGAACCTGTTGCGGTTCAAGGAATCGCAAGAGATATTACCAAAGAAAACGAAGCTAAAAAAAGGTTGATAGAATCTGAAAATAGATTAAAAGATTTAATTTTAAACTTAGACAATGGGATTTTTCTTGAAGACGAAAATAGAAAGGTAATTTTAGTAAATGAAAAACTATGTGATCTGTTTTACATGACAGATTCTCCCGAATCGTATATTGGACAAGATATGTCAAATGGGGCGGAAGAAATGAAGCAACTTTTTAAAAATCCTGATAAATTTGTATATAGATATAAGGAAATTATAGCAAGAAGAGAAATTGTAAAGGCAGAAGAAGTTCACCTAGTCGATGGAAAAATTCTAGAAAGAAATTACCTCCCAATTTATAAAAACGGAGAATTTAAAGGACATTTATGGAGTTTTAATGATGTTACTTTAAAGCGAAAATTCAATCAAAATCTTGAAATGCAAAAGCAAAAATATAGCAATATTATTGCAAACATGCATTTAGGGTTGATTGAAGTAAATAATGAAGATGAAATTTTACTAGTCAATCAAAGTTTTGAAGAAATGTCTGGTTACTCAGAAAAAGAATTGATTGGACAACAGATAATTAATTTTTTTCCAATGAAACCTCAGGCAAAAATAGTTGTAGGAGAATATAATTCATACGAGATTAATTTAAAAACAAAAACTAAAAAAGAAAGTTTTTGGTTGGTAGGAAGTGCGCCAAATTATAATGTAAATGGACAAATAATTGGTTCTATTTGTGTTTGTTTGGATATTACAAGTCTAAAAACATTAGAAAAACAAAAAGAGGTTTTGCTAAAAGAATTGGAAAAAAGTAATGATGAATTACAAGAATATGCACACATCGTATCGCACGACTTAAAGTCTCCACTACGAAGTGTTTACGCACTTGTTAATTGGTTGAAAGAAGATAATTTAGATAAATTAGATGCAAATAGTATTGAAAACATCTCGTTAATTGAATCTACTTTAGAAAAAATGGAAGCATTAATTTCGGATATTTTAAACTACTCTAGTTTGTCAATTGAAAAGGAAGAACAAAAAGAGGTGGATTTAAATGTTGTAGTAGATAATATAGAGCAAATATTACTTATTCCAGAACATATAAATTTATTTAGACAAAATAAATTGCCAGTATTACGTGGAGATAAAACCAAGTTTCAGCAATTGTTTCAAAATTTAATAAGCAATGCTATAAAGTTTATAGATAAAAAAGAAGGTGTTGTAACTTTAAACGTTGAAGATAAAGGGTCTTTTTATCAATTTTCTGTGCAAGATAACGGCATAGGAATAGAGAAAAAATACCACAATAAAATCTTTAAAATTTTTAATTCGTTAAATAAAAGTAAAGATTCGACAGGGATTGGTTTATCCATTGTTAAAAAAATTGTAGATTTATACAAAGGAGAAATATGGTTAAAAAGCAAGCCAAATGTAGGAACTACTTTTTATTTTACTCTTCGAAAATAA
- a CDS encoding Hpt domain-containing protein, translated as MNEQPNLVYIKKIADGDAAFEKKLIEVIKEELPKEVLEYECYLKRKDFIKASGIVHKLIHKISILGLAKSYVAAKKHEQALMQNDTIMHMEFQSIIRKMSDFINNK; from the coding sequence GTGAATGAACAACCTAATTTAGTATATATAAAGAAGATTGCAGATGGCGATGCAGCTTTTGAAAAAAAACTTATAGAAGTCATAAAAGAAGAGCTTCCTAAAGAGGTTTTGGAGTATGAATGTTATTTGAAAAGGAAAGATTTTATAAAGGCATCTGGTATAGTTCATAAACTTATCCATAAAATTAGTATTTTAGGGCTGGCAAAGAGTTACGTAGCTGCTAAAAAGCATGAACAAGCTTTAATGCAAAATGATACAATAATGCACATGGAGTTTCAGAGCATTATTCGAAAAATGTCAGATTTTATAAATAATAAGTAA
- a CDS encoding LytR/AlgR family response regulator transcription factor gives MNCILIDDESTARIILNQLCLNEENLHVVGEFSNALQAIKYLNKNEVDVIFLDINMPDFTGFDFIQTLKNPPNIIITTSEKDFAIEAFEYDCIVDFLVKPISLPRFLKAVSKARTTTSPTINTSVSNTDTEISTKDLYVNIDRRLIKINLASIDLIQAKGDYILIKTDDKNYTVHSTLKKIEDKLPDALFLKVHRSYVINIKKIIDIEDNSVLIKREVIPVSRSKRPELMKKLNLL, from the coding sequence ATGAATTGTATCTTAATTGATGATGAAAGTACTGCAAGAATAATTTTAAATCAATTGTGTTTAAATGAAGAAAATTTACATGTTGTTGGCGAATTTTCAAATGCCTTACAAGCCATAAAATATTTGAATAAAAATGAAGTAGATGTAATATTTCTCGATATTAATATGCCAGATTTTACGGGTTTCGATTTTATTCAGACTTTAAAGAACCCGCCAAATATTATCATTACCACTTCAGAAAAAGATTTTGCTATAGAAGCTTTTGAGTACGATTGTATTGTCGATTTTTTGGTAAAACCAATTTCGTTACCAAGATTCTTAAAAGCAGTTTCAAAAGCAAGAACTACCACTTCTCCTACAATCAATACATCGGTAAGTAATACTGATACAGAAATTTCTACAAAAGATTTATATGTAAATATTGATCGCAGATTAATTAAGATTAATCTAGCAAGCATCGACTTAATTCAAGCAAAAGGAGATTATATCTTAATAAAAACGGATGATAAAAACTACACCGTACATTCTACATTAAAAAAAATAGAAGACAAACTACCAGATGCCTTATTTTTAAAAGTGCATAGATCTTATGTGATCAATATTAAAAAAATTATAGATATAGAAGACAATAGCGTACTTATTAAACGCGAAGTGATTCCTGTAAGTAGATCTAAGAGACCAGAACTTATGAAGAAACTTAACTTATTGTAG
- a CDS encoding Hpt domain-containing protein has translation MMRIENIKEQPNLLYIKKFTDGDLLFEKEVIGVLQKELVEKTNQYHYHVRKKEFIQASNLVFKLRQKISILGLERSYLVAKEFEIALKSSDLSLQNDFEDILQLMMLFVNNKISKDELYLN, from the coding sequence ATGATGAGAATAGAAAATATAAAAGAACAACCGAATTTATTGTACATTAAAAAATTTACTGATGGCGATCTCCTTTTTGAAAAGGAAGTTATTGGTGTGTTACAAAAAGAGCTTGTAGAAAAAACAAATCAGTATCACTACCACGTTCGAAAGAAAGAATTTATACAAGCGTCAAATTTGGTGTTTAAACTTCGGCAAAAAATTAGTATTCTAGGACTTGAAAGGAGTTATTTGGTAGCAAAAGAGTTTGAAATAGCTTTGAAATCTAGTGATTTATCACTTCAAAATGATTTTGAAGACATCTTGCAATTGATGATGTTATTTGTAAACAATAAAATTTCAAAAGATGAATTGTATCTTAATTGA
- a CDS encoding LytR/AlgR family response regulator transcription factor, whose protein sequence is MNCILIDDESAARIILNQLCLNVENLHVVEEFSNALQALKYLNKNKVDVIFLDITMPDFTGFDFIQTLKNPPNIIITTSEKDFAIEAFEYDCIVDFLVKPISLPRFLKAVSKARTTTSPTINTSVSNTDTEISTKDLYVNIDRRLIKINLASIDLIQAKGDYILIKTEDKNYTVHSTLKKIEDKLPSSLFLKVHRSYIINVKKMIDIEGNRVLIKKELIPVSRSNRSQLKKRLNVL, encoded by the coding sequence ATGAATTGTATCTTAATTGATGATGAAAGCGCTGCCAGAATAATTTTAAATCAATTGTGTTTAAATGTAGAAAATTTACATGTTGTTGAAGAGTTTTCAAATGCCCTACAAGCTTTAAAGTATCTAAATAAAAATAAAGTAGATGTAATATTTCTCGATATTACTATGCCAGATTTTACGGGTTTCGATTTTATTCAGACTTTAAAGAACCCGCCAAATATTATCATTACCACTTCAGAAAAAGATTTTGCTATAGAAGCTTTTGAGTACGATTGTATTGTCGATTTTTTGGTAAAACCAATTTCGTTACCAAGATTCTTAAAAGCAGTTTCAAAAGCAAGAACTACCACTTCTCCTACAATCAATACATCGGTAAGTAATACTGATACAGAAATTTCTACAAAAGATTTATATGTAAATATTGATCGCAGATTAATTAAGATTAATCTAGCAAGCATCGACTTAATTCAAGCAAAAGGAGATTATATCTTAATAAAAACAGAAGATAAAAACTACACCGTACATTCTACGCTAAAAAAGATAGAAGACAAGCTCCCAAGTTCTTTGTTTTTAAAAGTACATAGATCCTATATTATTAATGTTAAAAAAATGATAGACATTGAAGGCAATCGTGTTCTTATTAAAAAAGAATTAATTCCCGTGAGTAGATCTAACAGATCACAGCTAAAGAAAAGACTTAACGTATTATAG
- a CDS encoding SpaA isopeptide-forming pilin-related protein, with amino-acid sequence MKSAIKIIVILFVFSACVNDEYSSLQSGFSKNENRIDSKLTYNSISGLTNEDENLNIKSDGGLKADNEIYTAFNVANKNKNLNKKSYRSLNIKNNSNIVKSAPLKLKPLNFLSEVFSSLKQKTASRTKEDRLLRPIDSNNFSDLSFKPLHKTSLYKTSKQHTLIVELTNKGDQLDLIKQSVVLPKKWKLVSMSSVESVNKNGKNLLFISFFIPSNFPVGIAKATLQIKNNLNTVLGSFDVQFTIAKNTSLKVFNIYAPQHVEAGKLIETSFAIENKGNITQEISLKSRNTLVGKSNFKIAPDSTIVVKVNQKTNLKTYSFRRVGAGVEVLSKESKKVMKSYKSIAVFPIKIKQKDPFFRFPVSASLYYNSYTTETEHYAAMSAEIAGNGFLDVKKNHYLDFIVRGPKEMNRKRFSVVDQYSFIYSYKDNTTIYLGDHAYQINRLGFTNKYGMGFKIDQRVNNVELSAFYTKPRLYDYNSGAVYGVKATYFATDKITGGISLTRSEKILQANKSTTNPGQIVTLNFDYKDKTTSILGESSTSFSNSSKLNGAGYLSISKRFKKFTYFGNYIVASEDYLGAISNSLQISNNLSYAVNKWAFGVGHTTSKINKKLDPLFYASEPFYESLNASLNYRVSKNNTIRLSVYNRKRQDRLVPVNYDYNERGFKYSYSFKTLNRSFSGNFNGRIAKTKNLLSTQVSYRDTYANNLNISYRFANKFNLRAKFSHNYNNRYGVSNINTNYFRYGAGFSYSATKNFNINANYNSGFSPEKMYLKRDFINLNMMAKLSKNHKIEFRANYFENPGETNKKQVLAFAKYTFTFGVPLKKVIKQGGLIGNVFSLDTKINTKGIKIIAAGKTVLTDKNGNFELNNLALGKNYILVDQSTLENGVITAAKIPYEVIIKDNKQAKISIELVKSASLEGAFWVDLNKLKYRNKEYNLQGYIKIQNKDFTYYTSISKKGEFKFQEIVPGNYKLTILSFSSGSAQFNFDNNIQLFLKENEITLKKIELKLKERKIKFKNKNFKIGK; translated from the coding sequence ATGAAATCAGCGATCAAAATAATAGTAATTCTTTTTGTTTTTTCAGCATGTGTAAACGATGAGTACAGCTCATTACAATCTGGATTTTCAAAGAATGAGAATCGTATTGATTCTAAGTTGACTTACAACTCAATATCGGGTTTAACGAATGAAGATGAAAATTTAAACATCAAAAGTGATGGTGGTTTAAAAGCTGATAATGAAATATATACCGCATTTAATGTAGCTAATAAAAACAAGAATTTAAATAAAAAGAGTTATAGAAGTTTAAATATTAAAAACAATAGCAATATAGTAAAAAGTGCCCCTTTAAAATTAAAACCGTTGAACTTTTTGTCAGAAGTGTTTTCTAGCTTAAAACAAAAAACGGCTTCAAGAACAAAAGAAGATCGTTTATTAAGACCTATTGATTCAAATAATTTCTCTGATTTAAGTTTTAAGCCGTTGCATAAAACCAGCTTATATAAAACGAGTAAACAACATACTTTAATTGTTGAACTAACAAATAAAGGGGATCAATTAGACTTAATAAAGCAAAGTGTTGTTTTACCTAAAAAGTGGAAATTAGTTTCTATGAGTAGTGTTGAATCTGTAAATAAAAATGGAAAAAATTTACTTTTTATAAGTTTCTTTATTCCTTCTAATTTTCCAGTTGGAATTGCAAAAGCAACATTACAAATAAAAAATAATTTAAATACTGTTTTAGGATCTTTCGATGTTCAATTTACGATTGCAAAAAACACAAGTTTAAAAGTTTTTAATATTTATGCTCCACAACATGTTGAAGCTGGGAAATTGATTGAAACTTCATTTGCGATTGAAAACAAAGGAAATATAACGCAAGAAATTAGTTTAAAATCAAGAAACACTTTAGTGGGAAAAAGTAATTTTAAAATAGCACCAGATTCTACTATTGTTGTAAAAGTAAATCAAAAAACAAATTTAAAAACATATAGCTTTAGAAGAGTTGGAGCCGGAGTAGAAGTACTTAGTAAAGAATCAAAGAAAGTAATGAAATCATATAAAAGTATTGCCGTTTTTCCTATAAAAATAAAACAAAAAGATCCTTTTTTTAGGTTCCCTGTTAGTGCAAGTTTGTATTATAATAGTTATACAACAGAAACAGAACATTATGCTGCAATGTCTGCAGAAATTGCAGGAAATGGTTTTTTAGATGTTAAGAAAAATCACTATTTAGACTTTATAGTTAGAGGGCCTAAAGAGATGAATCGTAAGCGTTTTAGTGTTGTAGATCAATACAGTTTTATATATAGTTATAAAGATAATACAACCATTTATCTAGGAGATCATGCATATCAAATTAATAGACTTGGTTTTACAAATAAATATGGAATGGGTTTTAAAATTGATCAAAGAGTAAACAATGTAGAGTTATCAGCATTTTACACAAAACCAAGGTTATACGACTATAATTCTGGAGCAGTTTACGGAGTAAAAGCTACCTATTTTGCAACGGATAAAATTACTGGAGGAATTTCTTTGACGAGATCTGAAAAAATATTGCAAGCAAATAAATCAACAACCAATCCTGGTCAAATAGTAACTTTAAATTTTGATTATAAAGATAAAACGACATCAATATTGGGAGAATCATCAACAAGTTTTAGTAACAGTAGTAAACTTAACGGAGCAGGCTATTTATCAATATCTAAAAGATTTAAAAAGTTCACATATTTTGGAAACTATATTGTAGCAAGTGAGGATTATTTAGGTGCAATAAGTAATAGTTTACAAATATCTAATAATCTTAGTTATGCTGTTAATAAATGGGCTTTTGGAGTTGGTCATACAACTTCTAAAATTAATAAGAAATTAGATCCTTTATTTTATGCATCAGAACCTTTTTATGAAAGCTTAAATGCTAGTTTAAATTATAGAGTTTCGAAAAACAATACCATAAGATTGAGTGTTTATAATAGAAAGAGACAAGACAGACTGGTTCCTGTTAATTACGATTATAATGAGCGTGGATTTAAATACTCGTATAGTTTTAAAACATTAAACAGATCTTTTTCTGGTAATTTTAACGGTAGAATAGCAAAGACTAAAAATTTGTTAAGTACTCAAGTTAGTTATAGAGATACGTATGCAAACAACCTAAATATATCATATAGATTTGCAAATAAATTTAACTTAAGAGCTAAGTTTTCGCATAATTATAATAACAGATATGGTGTTTCAAATATCAATACAAATTATTTTAGATATGGTGCTGGATTTAGCTATAGTGCAACAAAAAACTTTAATATAAATGCAAATTACAATAGTGGTTTTAGTCCAGAGAAAATGTATTTAAAAAGAGATTTTATCAATTTAAATATGATGGCAAAACTTTCTAAAAATCATAAAATAGAATTTAGAGCCAATTATTTTGAAAATCCAGGAGAGACTAATAAAAAACAAGTTTTGGCATTTGCAAAGTATACTTTTACTTTTGGTGTACCACTAAAAAAAGTAATAAAGCAAGGTGGTTTAATAGGAAATGTTTTTTCTTTAGATACAAAAATAAATACCAAAGGAATTAAAATTATTGCTGCTGGTAAAACAGTATTAACGGATAAGAATGGAAACTTTGAATTAAATAATTTAGCGTTAGGTAAAAATTATATTTTGGTAGATCAATCTACACTAGAAAATGGAGTTATTACTGCAGCTAAAATTCCTTATGAAGTTATTATTAAAGATAATAAGCAGGCAAAAATTAGTATAGAATTAGTAAAATCTGCATCTTTAGAAGGTGCGTTTTGGGTAGATCTTAATAAATTAAAATACAGAAACAAAGAGTATAACCTTCAAGGATACATTAAAATCCAAAATAAAGACTTTACTTACTACACAAGTATCAGTAAAAAGGGAGAGTTTAAATTTCAAGAAATAGTTCCTGGAAATTATAAATTAACAATACTAAGCTTTAGTTCAGGGAGTGCTCAGTTTAATTTTGATAATAATATTCAGCTGTTTTTAAAAGAAAACGAAATTACTTTAAAAAAGATAGAGTTAAAGCTAAAGGAAAGAAAAATAAAATTTAAGAATAAAAATTTTAAAATAGGAAAATAA